The Streptomyces tendae genome has a window encoding:
- a CDS encoding amidohydrolase family protein, whose product MHVNDTTSAAVLEQLRRRPAAERRVLFRGATLVTMDPDLGVIDHGDLLVEGDTITAVGTDLSAGDAVVVDVTGSILSPGFVDTHRHAWEAQLRRIMPDVDDLGGYVMSTLAGYATVYRPEDMYTGTKLAALTAIDSGITTMLDFSHNSRSRAHSDAAVEALRDTGIRGVHASMGPHFGDWDGQWPGDLARLRNQYFSSDDQLLTLRLAALATDEVAGPALAYGPRLARVADDLGLGVSVDAVFGATSSEAIARWAEDGLLGPDVTLIHATGLTPKAWKAMGETGTTVALAPTSDAQIGLETAVPAVDEALAAGIRPGLSIDVEVALAGDMFTQMRALHTIQRMRAVNATYGTDEAPRRITTRDVLDFATLQGARTNGLVGVTGSLTPGKKADLLVIGAEDINNMPLNDPIGTVVLGSDARNITAVLVDGEPRKWDGRVLGVDLAALRDEVHASRAHVLYTPAA is encoded by the coding sequence ATGCACGTCAACGACACCACCAGCGCCGCCGTCCTCGAACAGCTCAGGCGTCGCCCCGCCGCGGAACGCCGCGTGCTGTTCCGGGGCGCGACCCTCGTCACCATGGACCCTGACCTCGGCGTCATCGACCACGGAGACCTCCTCGTCGAGGGCGACACCATCACCGCCGTCGGGACGGACCTCAGCGCCGGGGACGCCGTCGTCGTCGACGTCACCGGCAGCATCCTCAGCCCCGGGTTCGTCGACACCCACCGGCACGCCTGGGAGGCCCAGCTGCGGCGGATCATGCCGGACGTCGACGACCTCGGCGGCTACGTGATGTCCACGCTGGCCGGCTACGCCACCGTCTACCGGCCCGAGGACATGTACACCGGCACCAAGCTCGCCGCCCTCACCGCGATCGACAGCGGCATCACCACCATGCTCGACTTCTCCCACAACTCCCGTTCCCGCGCGCACTCCGACGCCGCCGTCGAGGCGCTCCGTGACACCGGCATCCGGGGCGTGCACGCCTCCATGGGCCCGCACTTCGGGGACTGGGACGGGCAGTGGCCCGGCGACCTCGCCCGCCTCAGAAACCAGTACTTCAGCAGCGACGACCAGCTGCTGACCCTCCGCCTGGCGGCCCTGGCCACCGACGAGGTCGCCGGACCGGCCCTCGCCTACGGTCCCCGACTCGCGCGCGTCGCGGACGACCTGGGCCTCGGAGTCAGCGTGGACGCCGTCTTCGGCGCCACCTCCTCCGAGGCGATCGCGCGCTGGGCCGAGGACGGCCTCCTCGGCCCCGACGTGACCTTGATCCACGCGACCGGGCTGACCCCGAAGGCGTGGAAGGCGATGGGGGAGACCGGCACCACCGTGGCACTCGCCCCCACCTCCGACGCCCAGATCGGCCTGGAGACCGCGGTTCCCGCCGTCGACGAGGCACTGGCCGCCGGCATCCGCCCCGGACTGAGCATCGACGTCGAGGTCGCCCTGGCCGGCGACATGTTCACGCAGATGCGGGCCCTGCACACCATCCAGCGGATGCGCGCCGTCAACGCCACGTACGGCACCGACGAGGCACCCCGCCGCATCACCACCCGTGACGTCCTGGACTTCGCCACCCTCCAGGGCGCCCGCACCAACGGCCTCGTCGGCGTCACCGGCTCACTCACCCCGGGCAAGAAGGCCGACCTGCTGGTGATCGGGGCCGAGGACATCAACAACATGCCGCTCAACGATCCGATCGGCACCGTCGTCCTGGGCTCCGACGCACGCAACATCACCGCCGTCCTCGTCGACGGCGAGCCCCGCAAGTGGGACGGCCGTGTCCTCGGCGTCGACCTCGCCGCCCTGCGCGACGAGGTCCACGCCTCCCGCGCGCACGTGCTGTACACGCCGGCCGCCTGA
- a CDS encoding helix-turn-helix transcriptional regulator → MDTDRDPTAENAMGDFLRARRARLRPEDVGAASTGRRRVPGLRREEVAMLAGVSTDYYTRLEQGRERHPSRQILEAVARVLRLDDEAVAHLHRVAGPAPRRVRRAQRTERVAPPLRRLLDTWNDTPAFVLGPALDILARNRLAHALFADFTHADNLLRMAFLDRAAAHFYRDWERAAEATVATLRQAAGIDPDNERLCLLVGELSMKSPDFRVLWARHDVRGKTHDAKLLHHTEVGDLELHYETFTVNSAPAQQLVVYQAEPGTPSADALVLLGSLSAVPGDPSVPAPDTATDATRD, encoded by the coding sequence ATGGACACAGACAGGGACCCCACCGCCGAGAACGCGATGGGAGACTTCCTCCGCGCACGGCGCGCACGGCTGCGCCCCGAGGACGTGGGCGCCGCCTCGACCGGCCGCCGCAGGGTGCCCGGTCTGCGCCGCGAGGAGGTCGCCATGCTCGCCGGAGTGAGCACCGACTACTACACGCGCCTGGAACAGGGCCGTGAACGCCACCCCTCGCGGCAGATACTCGAGGCCGTCGCGCGGGTCCTGCGGCTGGACGACGAGGCGGTGGCCCACCTCCACCGCGTCGCCGGCCCGGCCCCCCGCCGCGTGCGCCGGGCGCAGCGCACCGAACGCGTCGCGCCGCCCCTGCGACGGCTCCTGGACACGTGGAACGACACACCCGCCTTCGTCCTGGGCCCCGCCCTGGACATCCTGGCCCGCAACCGGCTCGCGCACGCCCTGTTCGCCGACTTCACCCACGCCGACAACCTGCTGCGTATGGCGTTCCTGGACCGGGCGGCAGCGCACTTCTACCGCGACTGGGAGCGGGCCGCCGAGGCGACCGTCGCGACCCTGCGGCAGGCGGCCGGCATCGACCCGGACAACGAGCGGCTGTGCCTGCTCGTGGGTGAACTGTCCATGAAAAGCCCGGACTTCCGCGTGCTGTGGGCCCGCCACGACGTACGCGGCAAGACCCACGACGCCAAGCTGCTCCATCACACCGAGGTCGGTGACCTGGAACTGCACTACGAGACGTTCACCGTGAACAGCGCCCCCGCCCAGCAGCTCGTGGTCTACCAGGCCGAACCAGGAACCCCCTCCGCCGACGCCCTCGTCCTGCTCGGCTCCCTCAGCGCCGTACCCGGCGACCCTTCCGTGCCCGCACCGGACACCGCGACGGACGCCACCCGCGACTGA
- a CDS encoding Atu4866 domain-containing protein has translation MTSNDTPHAPHPHVGMWVTADGHIRQELLPNGRYDEARGNRRSAYTGRYTVTGDHIDYVDDTGFTATGDVRDGILYHEHLVLHREDDRRAREGRRGSRG, from the coding sequence ATGACCAGCAACGACACACCCCACGCCCCGCACCCGCACGTCGGAATGTGGGTGACCGCGGACGGACACATCCGCCAGGAGCTGCTGCCGAACGGCCGCTACGACGAGGCCCGCGGCAACCGCCGGAGCGCCTACACGGGCCGCTACACCGTCACCGGTGACCACATCGACTACGTGGACGACACCGGTTTCACCGCCACCGGCGACGTCCGCGACGGCATCCTGTACCACGAACATCTGGTCCTCCACCGCGAGGACGACCGGCGCGCCCGGGAGGGAAGGCGCGGGTCGCGCGGCTGA
- a CDS encoding RNA polymerase sigma factor yields MKRSREQAASELFAALYPRLAGWCRRLVDDDETAHEIASEAFTRLWSRWTSVTEPRGFLYVTAANLVRDHWRRLERERKTVRRVGTEAAVRPHSEPSDPSVRLLVQSLPERLRVPILLHYYADLPVREVSAVTGRKEGTIKADLHAARELLRAHLRRNLDHTR; encoded by the coding sequence TTGAAACGGTCCCGCGAGCAGGCAGCGTCCGAACTTTTCGCTGCCCTCTACCCGCGCCTCGCCGGCTGGTGCCGTCGGCTGGTCGACGACGACGAGACGGCCCACGAGATCGCCTCGGAGGCGTTCACCCGGCTGTGGTCGCGCTGGACCTCCGTGACGGAACCCCGGGGCTTCCTGTACGTCACCGCGGCCAACCTGGTCCGCGACCACTGGCGCCGCCTCGAACGCGAGCGGAAGACCGTACGCCGGGTGGGCACCGAGGCGGCGGTACGGCCGCACAGCGAACCCTCCGACCCCTCGGTGCGGTTGCTGGTGCAGTCGCTGCCGGAACGCCTGCGGGTGCCGATCCTCCTGCACTACTACGCTGACCTGCCGGTCCGGGAGGTGTCCGCGGTGACCGGACGCAAGGAAGGAACCATCAAGGCCGATCTTCACGCGGCCAGGGAGCTGCTCCGTGCCCACCTGAGGAGAAACCTTGATCACACACGCTGA
- a CDS encoding RidA family protein — translation MAVRRFTPEGMLQPTPYEHVAVGTGTRHVHVSGQIARTADGVPLAPGDLAGQVAHSLRATARGLRGAGASFDDVLRLTFYVTDWAPEKIGPFMAGVEEVAEEIGLRVPLPPSSLIGVDHLFEPDVLVEVEATAVLD, via the coding sequence GTGGCCGTCCGCCGTTTCACGCCCGAAGGCATGCTGCAGCCCACCCCGTACGAGCACGTCGCCGTGGGGACGGGCACGCGGCACGTGCACGTCAGCGGCCAGATCGCCCGGACCGCGGACGGGGTGCCGCTCGCGCCGGGGGACCTCGCCGGGCAGGTCGCCCACTCCCTCCGGGCCACGGCGCGCGGCCTGCGGGGCGCGGGCGCCTCCTTCGACGACGTACTGCGCCTGACGTTCTACGTCACCGACTGGGCGCCCGAGAAGATCGGGCCGTTCATGGCAGGCGTCGAGGAGGTCGCTGAGGAGATCGGGCTGAGGGTGCCGCTTCCGCCCTCCTCCCTCATCGGGGTCGACCACCTCTTCGAGCCCGACGTCCTGGTCGAGGTGGAGGCGACAGCCGTCCTGGACTGA
- a CDS encoding winged helix-turn-helix transcriptional regulator produces MAHRELLDQVLDKWSLSVLNELCERPCRFNDLRRAVPAVTQKSLTATLRRLERNGIVERKVVSSRPVAVEYRITPLGKTMRRPVDVLLEWTTTHMPEIERARRAFDLE; encoded by the coding sequence ATGGCGCACCGCGAGCTGCTCGACCAGGTGCTGGACAAGTGGTCGCTGAGCGTCCTCAACGAACTCTGCGAACGGCCCTGCCGGTTCAACGACCTGCGCCGCGCCGTCCCGGCGGTGACCCAGAAGTCGCTCACCGCGACGCTGCGACGGCTCGAGCGCAACGGCATCGTGGAGCGGAAGGTCGTCAGTTCCCGCCCGGTCGCCGTCGAGTACCGGATCACCCCGCTGGGCAAGACCATGCGGCGCCCCGTCGACGTCCTGCTGGAGTGGACCACGACCCACATGCCCGAGATCGAACGGGCCCGCCGCGCCTTCGACCTGGAGTGA
- a CDS encoding VOC family protein, whose product MAIQRMDNVGIVVDDLKAAVAFFAELGMELEGEAELEGSTPDRMLGLDGVRSAIAMMRTPDGHGKLELTTFHAPEAVAAQPAVPPPHTLGLHRVMFAVDDIDDTITRLRPHGAELLGEVARYGNAYRLCNLRGPAGIIVALAEEIG is encoded by the coding sequence GTGGCGATTCAGCGCATGGACAACGTAGGCATCGTCGTCGACGACCTGAAGGCCGCCGTCGCCTTCTTCGCCGAACTCGGCATGGAGCTGGAGGGCGAGGCGGAACTCGAAGGAAGCACCCCGGACCGGATGCTCGGCCTGGACGGGGTCCGCAGCGCCATCGCGATGATGCGCACCCCGGACGGCCACGGCAAGCTCGAACTGACGACGTTCCACGCCCCGGAGGCGGTCGCCGCGCAGCCTGCCGTGCCGCCGCCCCACACACTGGGTCTGCACCGGGTCATGTTCGCCGTCGACGACATCGACGACACGATCACCCGCCTGCGCCCCCACGGCGCCGAACTCCTCGGCGAGGTGGCCCGGTACGGGAACGCCTACCGGCTCTGCAACCTCCGGGGCCCCGCGGGGATCATCGTCGCCCTGGCCGAAGAGATCGGCTGA
- a CDS encoding VOC family protein produces MVDDAAAAIDFYRRAFGAREDFRVDAPGGECCTRRSRWAARS; encoded by the coding sequence ATGGTCGACGACGCCGCCGCGGCGATCGACTTCTACCGACGGGCGTTCGGCGCGCGCGAGGACTTCCGCGTCGACGCGCCGGGCGGGGAGTGCTGCACGCGGAGATCACGGTGGGCCGCTCGGTCCTGA
- a CDS encoding NAD-dependent protein deacetylase — MRVRPTLSWTPADDLPPGTTDLEPVVEALRAGGVLVLSGAGISTESGIPDYRGEGGSLSRHTPMTYQEFVAEAAARRRYWARSHLGWRTFGRALPNAGHRAVAAFARHGLVSGVITQNVDGLHQAAGSEGVVELHGSLERVICLSCGTVSPRRELAERLEEVNPGFSPVAAGINPDGDADLTDGQVGDFRVVPCAVCGGILKPDVVFFGETVPPQRVELCRGLVRQASSLLVLGSSLTVMSGLRFVRLAAGAGTPVLIVNRDPTRGDRHALTRVELPLGPALTTVAGRLGVTVGDAAA, encoded by the coding sequence ATGCGTGTGCGCCCCACTTTGAGCTGGACCCCGGCCGACGACCTGCCGCCGGGCACCACGGACCTGGAACCCGTCGTCGAGGCGCTGCGCGCCGGCGGTGTGCTCGTGCTCAGTGGCGCCGGCATCTCCACGGAGTCCGGGATCCCCGACTACCGCGGCGAGGGTGGGAGCCTGAGCCGGCACACCCCGATGACGTACCAGGAGTTCGTCGCCGAGGCCGCCGCCCGGCGCCGCTACTGGGCTCGCAGTCACCTCGGCTGGCGCACCTTCGGGCGCGCCCTGCCCAACGCGGGGCACCGGGCCGTGGCCGCGTTCGCCCGTCACGGCCTGGTCTCCGGCGTGATCACCCAGAACGTCGACGGGCTGCACCAGGCCGCCGGCAGCGAGGGGGTCGTGGAGCTGCACGGCAGCCTGGAGCGGGTGATCTGCCTGTCCTGCGGGACGGTCAGCCCGCGCCGTGAGCTCGCGGAGCGGCTGGAGGAGGTCAACCCGGGGTTCTCGCCGGTCGCCGCGGGCATCAACCCCGACGGCGACGCCGACCTCACCGACGGGCAGGTCGGGGACTTCCGCGTGGTGCCCTGCGCGGTCTGCGGCGGGATCCTCAAGCCGGACGTGGTCTTCTTCGGGGAGACCGTGCCGCCGCAGCGGGTCGAGCTGTGCCGGGGGCTGGTGCGGCAGGCGTCCTCGTTGCTGGTCCTGGGGTCGTCGTTGACGGTGATGTCCGGTCTGCGGTTCGTCCGGCTGGCGGCGGGGGCCGGCACGCCGGTGCTGATCGTCAACCGGGACCCCACCCGGGGCGACCGGCACGCCCTGACCCGGGTCGAGCTGCCACTCGGCCCCGCCCTCACCACGGTGGCCGGCCGGCTGGGCGTCACGGTCGGGGACGCGGCGGCCTGA
- a CDS encoding TetR/AcrR family transcriptional regulator — MTERQQAPGTPGTGRRRPARERILVAAGRRFYRDGVTATGIDTITAEAGVAKMSLYNNFSSKSDLVRAYLDGRHEAWLERYRARVGPSPDPRDGVLAVFDTYIDGADSGDGEDFRGCGLLNAAGEMPADTRAGPRCAGTRRRWSG, encoded by the coding sequence ATGACCGAACGGCAGCAGGCGCCGGGAACACCGGGCACGGGAAGGCGGCGGCCGGCGCGAGAGCGGATCCTCGTGGCCGCGGGGCGGCGCTTCTACCGCGACGGCGTGACGGCCACCGGCATCGACACCATCACCGCCGAAGCCGGGGTGGCGAAGATGAGCCTCTACAACAACTTCTCGTCCAAGTCCGACCTCGTACGGGCGTATCTGGACGGACGGCACGAGGCCTGGCTGGAGCGGTACCGCGCGCGGGTGGGGCCGTCGCCGGATCCCCGCGACGGCGTGCTCGCCGTGTTCGACACCTACATCGACGGCGCCGACAGCGGGGACGGGGAGGACTTCCGCGGGTGCGGGCTGCTCAACGCCGCCGGGGAGATGCCCGCCGACACGAGGGCCGGACCCAGGTGCGCCGGCACAAGGAGGAGGTGGAGCGGCTGA
- a CDS encoding alpha/beta fold hydrolase — protein MMTTLTDHLIVDGARVAYREGGSGEPVVFIHGTPSHSYEWREVVPHVEAAGHRTLTYDLLGYGLSERPAHRDTSVAAQSDLLGQLLDALGLDRVSLVAHDIGGAVALRFALAYPGRVRRLMVMDSVSYDSWPSATWRRIIDEDLDDHAAMPQEAFDDLLTRQLTMTVADKSLMTGDVLRAYLAPHASRLGRASFFEHQVRHYDSRYTEEITDRLGGLTLPVRILWGAEDEWQPVRYAERLRDDIPGAELVVIPGAGHFLMEDAPGRVVREVIDFLASGGEEDTEGSPGPAR, from the coding sequence ATGATGACGACCTTGACCGACCACCTCATCGTCGACGGAGCCCGTGTGGCCTACCGGGAGGGCGGCAGCGGCGAGCCGGTGGTCTTCATCCACGGCACGCCCTCCCACTCCTACGAGTGGCGCGAGGTCGTCCCTCACGTGGAAGCGGCCGGTCACCGCACCCTCACCTACGACCTGCTGGGGTACGGCCTCTCCGAACGCCCGGCGCACCGGGACACCTCGGTCGCCGCCCAGAGCGATCTCCTGGGCCAGCTCCTCGACGCCCTGGGCCTCGACCGGGTCAGTCTCGTCGCGCACGACATCGGCGGCGCCGTCGCCCTGCGCTTCGCCCTCGCGTACCCCGGCCGGGTGCGGCGCCTGATGGTGATGGACTCGGTCAGCTACGACTCGTGGCCCTCCGCCACCTGGCGCCGGATCATCGACGAGGACCTGGACGACCACGCGGCCATGCCGCAGGAGGCGTTCGACGACCTGCTGACCCGGCAACTGACGATGACGGTCGCCGACAAGTCGCTGATGACCGGCGACGTCCTGCGGGCCTACCTGGCGCCCCACGCGTCCCGGCTGGGCCGCGCCTCCTTCTTCGAGCACCAGGTACGCCACTACGACTCCCGGTACACCGAGGAGATCACCGACCGGCTCGGCGGGCTCACCCTGCCCGTCCGCATCCTGTGGGGCGCGGAGGACGAGTGGCAGCCCGTGCGCTACGCCGAACGTCTGCGCGACGACATCCCCGGCGCCGAGCTCGTCGTGATCCCCGGCGCCGGCCACTTCCTCATGGAGGACGCCCCCGGGCGTGTCGTCCGCGAGGTCATCGACTTCCTCGCCTCCGGCGGTGAGGAGGACACCGAGGGATCGCCCGGACCGGCGCGGTGA
- a CDS encoding DinB family protein, whose translation MPGTERRRRRRDTPPPRTGGGEAEVLRAFLDYLRASVAAKVEDAPEPRVRTALVPSGTNLLGLLNHLTWVERSLFLGETVTDWPSTFRAAPEDGVADVVARYREAVERADGVLDRCTDLGAPLPRRRPGRPAPSVRWALTHMIEETGRHAGHADILRELLDGTTGR comes from the coding sequence GTGCCCGGCACCGAACGCCGTCGCCGGCGTCGCGACACCCCGCCGCCCCGGACGGGCGGCGGCGAGGCCGAGGTCCTGCGCGCCTTCCTCGACTACCTGCGGGCGTCCGTCGCCGCGAAGGTCGAGGACGCGCCCGAGCCACGGGTGCGCACCGCCCTGGTGCCGTCGGGGACGAACCTGCTCGGCCTGCTCAACCATCTGACGTGGGTGGAACGCTCGCTGTTCCTCGGGGAGACGGTGACGGACTGGCCGTCGACGTTCCGCGCCGCGCCCGAGGACGGCGTCGCCGACGTCGTGGCGCGGTACCGGGAGGCGGTCGAGCGGGCCGACGGTGTCCTCGACCGCTGCACCGACCTCGGCGCCCCTCTCCCCCGGCGTCGTCCGGGCCGCCCGGCCCCCAGCGTCCGCTGGGCCCTCACCCACATGATCGAGGAGACCGGCCGGCACGCGGGACACGCGGACATCCTGCGCGAACTCCTCGACGGCACGACCGGCCGCTGA
- a CDS encoding SAM-dependent methyltransferase: MSTTDAVTFWDGVHAARPAADRPSPNVRLTETVTGLRPGDALDLGCGSGGDALWLARRGWRVTAADISAVAVGRLTALARSHGLHDRVTAVRLDLRASFPPGTFDLVTAHYLHTPYDLERSAVLSSAARALRTGGRLLVVDHGSTAPWSWDQDPAIRHPSAREVAAEMDLDPSVWTVERADASRRVAAGPDGRTAEVTDHVLLVRRTA, encoded by the coding sequence ATGAGCACAACCGATGCGGTCACCTTCTGGGACGGCGTCCACGCGGCCCGGCCGGCCGCGGACCGCCCCTCCCCCAATGTCCGCCTGACGGAGACGGTGACGGGGCTGCGGCCCGGCGACGCCCTGGACCTGGGCTGCGGCTCCGGCGGCGACGCGCTGTGGCTGGCCCGCCGGGGCTGGCGGGTCACCGCGGCGGACATCTCGGCCGTCGCGGTCGGGCGGCTCACCGCCCTGGCCCGCTCGCACGGCCTGCACGACCGGGTCACGGCCGTACGGCTGGACCTGCGCGCGTCGTTCCCGCCCGGCACGTTCGACCTGGTCACCGCGCACTACCTGCACACGCCCTACGACCTGGAGCGGTCGGCCGTCCTGAGCTCGGCCGCCCGGGCGTTGCGGACGGGCGGCCGCCTGCTGGTGGTGGACCACGGCTCGACCGCCCCGTGGTCGTGGGACCAGGACCCCGCCATCCGTCACCCGAGTGCGCGGGAGGTCGCGGCGGAGATGGACCTCGACCCGTCGGTCTGGACGGTGGAGCGGGCGGACGCGTCCCGCCGCGTCGCGGCGGGTCCGGACGGCCGCACCGCCGAGGTGACCGACCATGTGCTGCTCGTCCGCCGCACCGCCTGA
- a CDS encoding helix-turn-helix domain-containing protein, with protein MDRRTDDDVLDAVGTRLRALRRARGLTLADVAATTGVSESTLSRLESGQRRATLELLLPLSRTYDVPLDDLVGAPRTGDPRIHLKPVTRFGMTFVPLSRRPGGVHAFKMIIPARPDPAEPTPQTHEGFEWLYVLSGRLRLLVGERDLTLSPGEAAEFDTSLPHWLGSADGDTVELLVLFGLQGVRAHLRTGPRAGRDRP; from the coding sequence ATGGACCGCCGGACGGACGACGACGTGCTCGACGCCGTGGGAACACGGCTCCGCGCCCTGCGCCGGGCCCGCGGACTCACCCTCGCGGACGTGGCGGCGACGACCGGCGTGTCCGAGAGCACCCTGTCCCGGCTGGAGAGCGGACAGCGCCGGGCGACCCTGGAGCTGCTGCTGCCGCTGTCCCGGACCTACGACGTCCCGCTGGACGACCTCGTGGGCGCACCCCGCACCGGTGACCCGCGGATCCATCTGAAGCCGGTCACCCGGTTCGGGATGACCTTCGTCCCGCTGTCCCGCCGCCCGGGCGGGGTCCACGCCTTCAAGATGATCATCCCCGCCCGGCCGGACCCCGCCGAACCGACGCCCCAGACCCACGAGGGCTTCGAGTGGCTCTACGTCCTCAGCGGCCGGCTGCGGCTCCTCGTCGGTGAGCGTGACCTGACGCTGTCACCCGGTGAGGCGGCCGAGTTCGACACCTCCCTGCCGCACTGGCTGGGCAGCGCGGACGGCGACACGGTCGAACTGCTCGTCCTGTTCGGCCTCCAGGGCGTACGCGCCCACCTCCGCACCGGTCCACGCGCCGGACGCGACCGGCCGTGA
- a CDS encoding GlsB/YeaQ/YmgE family stress response membrane protein — protein sequence MGIIAWIFIGLIAGAIAKALMPGKDPGGIIITMLIGIAGGLLGGFLGKVIFGVDSIDGFFDLSTWIAAIIGSVILLALYRVFAGRSHRGGHAHA from the coding sequence ATGGGCATCATCGCTTGGATTTTCATCGGTCTGATTGCCGGCGCCATCGCCAAGGCGCTCATGCCGGGCAAGGACCCGGGCGGCATCATCATCACCATGCTCATCGGTATCGCGGGAGGTCTGCTGGGTGGCTTCCTCGGCAAGGTGATCTTCGGGGTGGACTCCATCGACGGCTTCTTCGATCTGTCCACGTGGATCGCGGCCATCATCGGCTCCGTCATTCTCCTTGCCCTGTACCGGGTGTTCGCGGGTCGCAGCCACCGGGGCGGTCACGCGCACGCCTGA
- a CDS encoding endonuclease/exonuclease/phosphatase family protein translates to MFGRGAWLLAGAVAVTGMLVLGPSTPVGLPFARTVPADAAKDVVPNRVMTWNLCNPCDQDNVDRAAEIARYAPQIVGLQEACVRDVERIRDHLANLHGLDYHVEYGPVLRNWSRCGGAPWKPGGYGQALLSAAPMTDVVLEEYPHGGSEDRGYLAVTTEVAGQPVRVFNTHLAQRRQESVREEQTRVLAPQVARYDRAIVLGDFNAVPESPELAPMWALAEDTDAGCRPSSAGDCKPTTDWQSKFDYVFLRGVSALGHEVLDSEYSDHHLLHTDVTAS, encoded by the coding sequence GTGTTCGGTAGGGGTGCGTGGTTGCTCGCGGGCGCCGTGGCGGTGACCGGCATGCTGGTGCTGGGTCCCAGCACACCCGTCGGTCTCCCCTTCGCCAGGACGGTGCCGGCCGACGCCGCCAAGGACGTGGTGCCGAACCGGGTCATGACGTGGAACCTCTGCAACCCCTGCGACCAGGACAACGTCGACCGTGCGGCGGAGATCGCCAGGTACGCGCCGCAGATCGTCGGCCTGCAGGAGGCGTGTGTGCGGGACGTCGAGCGGATCAGGGACCACCTGGCCAACCTGCACGGGCTGGACTACCACGTCGAGTACGGTCCGGTGCTGCGCAACTGGAGCCGCTGCGGGGGAGCTCCGTGGAAGCCGGGGGGCTACGGGCAGGCACTGCTGTCTGCGGCCCCGATGACCGACGTCGTCCTCGAGGAGTACCCGCACGGCGGGTCGGAGGACCGCGGTTACCTCGCCGTGACCACCGAGGTGGCCGGACAGCCGGTGCGGGTCTTCAACACGCACCTGGCACAGCGGCGTCAGGAGTCGGTGCGCGAGGAGCAGACCCGGGTGCTCGCGCCGCAGGTCGCGCGGTACGACCGCGCGATCGTGCTCGGCGACTTCAACGCCGTACCGGAGTCCCCCGAACTCGCCCCGATGTGGGCGCTCGCCGAGGACACGGACGCCGGCTGCCGGCCGTCCTCCGCCGGCGACTGCAAGCCGACGACCGACTGGCAGAGCAAGTTCGACTACGTGTTCCTGAGGGGCGTTTCGGCGCTGGGGCACGAGGTGCTGGACAGCGAGTACTCCGACCACCATCTGCTGCACACCGATGTCACGGCGAGCTGA